Proteins encoded in a region of the Synechococcus sp. BIOS-U3-1 genome:
- a CDS encoding RpoD/SigA family RNA polymerase sigma factor: MGIPLESEGATQKVASSEPVLPTTGRRDSSTRSRSSSSRSTRQSGRLATDSIGYYLSSIGRVPLLTAAEEIELAHHVQAMKELLETAEEERTPRQRHRIRMGKRARDRMMAANLRLVVSVAKKYQNQGLELLDLVQEGAIGLERAVDKFDPAMGYKFSTYAYWWIRQGMTRAIDNSARTIRLPIHISEKLSKMRRITRELSHRFGRQPNRLELANAMGIEPRDLEDLIAQSAPCASLDAHARGEEDRSTLGELIPDPNGAEPMEGMDRSIQKEHLGGWLSQLNEREQKILKLRFGLDGAEPLTLAEIGRQINVSRERVRQLEAKAILKLRVMTNHQQAA; encoded by the coding sequence ATGGGGATCCCTCTGGAATCTGAAGGAGCAACTCAAAAAGTTGCTTCATCAGAACCTGTGTTGCCGACCACTGGTCGTCGCGACAGCAGTACACGTTCACGCTCATCTTCCAGTCGTTCAACACGTCAAAGCGGGCGCTTGGCCACTGACTCGATTGGTTATTACCTGAGCAGTATTGGTCGCGTTCCGCTGCTCACTGCAGCCGAAGAAATCGAGCTTGCTCATCATGTGCAAGCGATGAAAGAGTTGCTGGAGACGGCTGAGGAGGAACGCACTCCTAGGCAACGTCACCGCATTCGCATGGGCAAACGTGCCCGAGATCGGATGATGGCCGCCAACCTCCGACTCGTCGTGAGCGTTGCCAAGAAGTATCAGAACCAGGGCCTGGAATTGCTCGATCTGGTTCAGGAAGGAGCCATCGGCCTGGAGCGGGCCGTGGACAAGTTCGACCCTGCCATGGGCTACAAGTTTTCGACCTATGCCTACTGGTGGATTCGCCAGGGCATGACTCGCGCCATTGACAACAGCGCGCGCACCATTCGCCTGCCGATTCACATCAGCGAAAAGCTCTCCAAGATGCGCCGCATCACGCGTGAGCTCTCACATCGCTTCGGTCGTCAACCGAACCGACTGGAACTGGCGAACGCGATGGGAATCGAACCTCGCGATCTCGAAGACCTCATCGCCCAGAGCGCACCCTGCGCATCCCTTGATGCCCATGCCCGTGGCGAAGAAGATCGCAGCACTCTCGGCGAACTGATTCCTGACCCCAATGGTGCTGAGCCAATGGAGGGAATGGATCGCAGCATTCAGAAGGAGCACCTCGGCGGATGGCTCTCTCAGCTGAATGAGCGTGAACAAAAAATCCTCAAATTGCGCTTCGGACTTGATGGAGCCGAGCCACTGACGCTTGCTGAAATCGGACGTCAGATCAATGTGTCGCGCGAACGAGTACGACAACTAGAAGCCAAAGCCATCTTGAAGTTGCGTGTGATGACCAACCATCAGCAGGCGGCCTGA
- a CDS encoding B12-binding domain-containing radical SAM protein gives MAFPSTYTVGITSLGYQIVWATLAMRSDLDVRRLFTDQSDPPHRQCDLFGLSLSWELDGPVLLDLLEQQRIPIWSEQRSDQDPIVFGGGPVLTANPEPLAPFFDVILLGDGEELLPSFIDTLQEVRTESRSVRLRRLAQVPGIYVPSLYAPRYGNDGCLQSIDPIETDLPPTISKQTWRGNSLSHSTVITPESAWPDIHMVEVVRSCPELCRFCLASYLTLPFRTPSLDDGLIPAVEKGLVATRRLGLLGASVTQHPQFAELLSWLGHDRFDDVRLSVSSVRAATVTTELASGLARRGSKSLTIAIESGSERMREVVNKKLSNEEISAAARHAKEGGLRALKLYGMVGLPSEQDEDVESTADLLLQLKKTTPGLRFTLGVSTFVPKAQTPFQWQGVRPEADKRLKRLAKRLKPKGIDLRPESYGWSVIQALLSRSDRRLAPVIAAVRGSQESLGGWKKAYRSSRAGELPGARSGGIDLPLPPPWEQVVHDNWGEDVVLPWDHLNGPLGQKTLLKHQKLSLAEAAPTVQD, from the coding sequence ATGGCTTTTCCCAGCACCTACACAGTGGGAATCACCAGCCTCGGATATCAAATCGTGTGGGCGACTCTGGCCATGCGGTCCGATCTGGATGTGCGGCGGCTGTTCACCGACCAGAGCGATCCACCTCATCGACAATGCGATCTGTTCGGACTCTCCCTCAGCTGGGAACTCGATGGTCCGGTTCTGCTTGATCTACTGGAGCAGCAACGGATACCTATCTGGAGCGAGCAACGATCGGATCAGGATCCAATCGTGTTCGGGGGTGGTCCTGTGCTGACTGCGAACCCCGAACCGCTGGCTCCCTTTTTCGATGTGATTCTTCTGGGAGACGGCGAAGAACTGCTGCCCAGCTTCATCGACACTCTTCAGGAGGTCCGGACTGAATCACGATCCGTCCGTCTGCGGCGGCTGGCTCAGGTCCCCGGGATTTACGTGCCATCGCTATACGCCCCGCGCTACGGAAACGACGGCTGTCTACAAAGCATTGACCCCATCGAGACAGATCTGCCACCAACGATCAGCAAGCAGACCTGGCGTGGCAACAGCCTCAGCCATTCAACGGTGATCACTCCCGAATCCGCCTGGCCCGATATCCACATGGTGGAGGTGGTGCGCAGCTGCCCAGAACTGTGCCGCTTCTGTCTGGCCAGCTATCTCACCCTTCCCTTCCGCACTCCCTCTCTTGACGACGGCCTGATTCCTGCCGTCGAGAAAGGTCTTGTCGCAACGCGCCGGCTGGGACTGCTTGGTGCATCAGTGACGCAGCATCCACAGTTCGCAGAGCTATTGAGCTGGCTTGGTCATGACCGCTTTGATGACGTTCGCCTGAGTGTGAGTTCGGTGCGGGCAGCCACCGTAACGACTGAACTTGCGAGCGGATTGGCCAGACGCGGCAGTAAATCACTGACGATCGCCATCGAAAGCGGCAGCGAACGCATGCGCGAGGTGGTGAACAAAAAGCTGAGCAACGAGGAGATCAGCGCCGCTGCGCGCCATGCCAAGGAAGGGGGTCTGCGTGCCCTCAAGCTCTACGGAATGGTTGGACTGCCCAGTGAACAGGATGAGGATGTGGAATCAACGGCAGATCTGCTGCTTCAACTCAAGAAAACCACCCCTGGCTTGCGTTTCACCCTGGGTGTGAGCACCTTTGTCCCCAAGGCTCAGACGCCTTTCCAATGGCAGGGCGTGAGACCTGAAGCCGACAAACGCCTTAAACGGCTGGCCAAACGACTGAAACCAAAAGGAATTGATCTGCGACCCGAAAGTTACGGCTGGAGTGTGATCCAAGCTCTGCTCTCTCGCAGTGACCGCCGTTTGGCTCCGGTGATTGCCGCAGTCCGAGGATCACAGGAAAGCCTCGGGGGCTGGAAGAAGGCTTATCGCAGCAGCAGAGCAGGAGAACTGCCGGGGGCCAGAAGTGGTGGGATAGATCTACCTTTGCCTCCCCCATGGGAACAGGTGGTGCACGACAACTGGGGTGAAGACGTTGTGCTGCCCTGGGACCACCTCAACGGCCCGCTGGGACAAAAGACCTTGCTCAAGCATCAGAAGCTTTCTCTGGCTGAAGCCGCACCGACAGTTCAGGACTGA
- a CDS encoding diacylglycerol/polyprenol kinase family protein yields the protein MLTSLLIIGIWMLLVLSAAVICRKRWPEQQELSRKIVHIGTGPIVLLAWWLAIPASIAVPVALVVTVITAVNHRIQLLPAVEDVDRNSYGTVAYGLAISLLLLLFWPDQAVAVCAGVLVMAFADGLAGLVGRGMTSPSWTVWQQRKSVAGTLTMGLVTALVLFLLVLISQSPLHPLRLIAVCALAVGLEQWGRWGIDNLSVPLAVGLCWTWMTV from the coding sequence TTGCTCACGTCCCTACTGATCATCGGCATCTGGATGCTGCTGGTGCTCTCAGCAGCTGTGATCTGTCGAAAGCGATGGCCGGAACAACAGGAACTGAGTCGCAAGATCGTGCACATCGGCACCGGCCCGATCGTTCTTCTGGCCTGGTGGCTCGCAATTCCAGCCTCGATTGCCGTACCGGTGGCCCTCGTCGTCACCGTGATCACGGCCGTCAATCACCGCATACAACTTCTGCCCGCTGTTGAGGATGTCGACCGCAACAGCTACGGAACCGTGGCGTATGGTCTGGCGATCAGTCTGTTGCTGCTCCTGTTCTGGCCCGACCAAGCGGTTGCTGTTTGTGCTGGTGTGCTGGTGATGGCCTTTGCCGATGGGCTGGCGGGGCTTGTTGGTCGTGGCATGACATCGCCAAGCTGGACCGTATGGCAACAGCGGAAGTCCGTCGCTGGCACCCTCACGATGGGCTTGGTCACGGCGTTGGTGTTGTTCCTGCTGGTGCTGATCAGTCAGAGTCCTCTGCATCCCCTGCGTCTGATCGCTGTCTGTGCTCTGGCCGTCGGCCTCGAGCAATGGGGGCGCTGGGGAATCGACAACCTCAGTGTGCCGTTAGCAGTAGGCCTGTGCTGGACATGGATGACCGTTTAA
- a CDS encoding ClC family H(+)/Cl(-) exchange transporter — protein sequence MVALSELKQRRHQLGSSRSIRRLLERRWWVVVLALMLTGLGAALTGVLFKAGIKVLSGWRLELLADLPAWAVLPGLGALGGLISGLMVAYLAPAAGGSGITHIMGFLKHRAVPMGLQVGLVKLVAGIVAIGSGFPLGPEGPAVQMGGSVAWQMARWLKAPVAFRRMIVAAGGGAGIAAVFSAPIGGFVYAVEELLHSARPVVLLLVIVTTFWADAWADVLGLAGLNSSGGGLDATQGFQLEREYTPLVNFLPIDLGYLIGLGVVVGVLAELYCRYVLAMQRKGNAWFGDHLVLRMVISGGVLGAVYAFLPGDFHNLEGLQHLIADGKADIPMALGTFIVLFFSTGLAAASGAPGGLFYPMLTLGGAIGLACGIWVEALTGHVPSTYVFAGMGAFVASCSRTPITAMFLAFALTKDLLILKPILVACLASFLVARLFDDRSIYERQLGMELLEEDHLDARRERRGGIHHAWEGSVRRRKFDAPKPSTPPKNKANPPDP from the coding sequence ATGGTCGCTCTCAGTGAACTAAAACAACGCCGCCACCAGCTGGGCTCCAGCCGCAGCATCCGGCGGTTGCTTGAGCGACGCTGGTGGGTTGTGGTGCTGGCCCTGATGCTCACTGGCCTGGGCGCTGCCCTGACCGGTGTGCTGTTCAAGGCCGGCATCAAAGTCTTGAGTGGCTGGCGACTGGAACTGCTGGCGGATCTACCGGCCTGGGCTGTTTTGCCTGGACTCGGAGCCCTGGGCGGCCTGATTTCAGGGCTGATGGTGGCCTACCTGGCCCCAGCCGCTGGCGGCTCAGGCATCACCCACATCATGGGTTTCCTGAAACACCGGGCGGTGCCGATGGGGCTGCAGGTGGGCCTCGTGAAGCTGGTGGCTGGAATCGTGGCCATCGGCAGCGGCTTCCCTCTCGGCCCGGAAGGGCCTGCGGTTCAGATGGGCGGCTCGGTGGCATGGCAGATGGCCCGCTGGCTGAAAGCACCTGTGGCCTTTCGCCGCATGATCGTGGCCGCCGGTGGCGGAGCCGGTATCGCAGCGGTGTTCAGTGCCCCCATCGGAGGCTTCGTCTACGCCGTGGAGGAATTGCTGCACTCCGCCAGACCGGTGGTGTTGCTGCTGGTGATTGTCACCACCTTCTGGGCCGATGCCTGGGCAGATGTGCTGGGTCTGGCAGGCCTCAATTCCAGCGGTGGTGGCCTCGATGCAACGCAGGGATTCCAGCTGGAGCGGGAATACACACCACTGGTGAACTTCCTGCCAATTGATCTTGGCTACCTGATCGGGCTTGGTGTGGTGGTTGGGGTTCTGGCGGAGCTCTACTGCCGCTATGTGCTCGCCATGCAACGCAAAGGCAATGCCTGGTTCGGCGATCACCTAGTGCTGCGCATGGTGATCAGTGGTGGCGTGCTGGGGGCCGTGTACGCCTTTCTACCTGGAGATTTTCACAACCTTGAAGGGCTGCAGCACCTGATTGCTGATGGCAAGGCCGATATCCCCATGGCGCTTGGCACCTTCATCGTGCTCTTCTTCAGCACCGGTCTGGCTGCTGCATCAGGAGCTCCAGGAGGCTTGTTCTACCCGATGCTCACTCTTGGAGGCGCCATCGGTCTGGCCTGCGGCATCTGGGTGGAAGCGCTCACCGGACACGTTCCAAGCACCTATGTCTTCGCCGGCATGGGTGCCTTCGTAGCGAGCTGTTCACGCACGCCAATTACGGCCATGTTCCTGGCCTTCGCGCTCACCAAGGATCTGCTGATTCTCAAGCCGATCCTGGTGGCTTGCCTGGCCAGCTTCCTCGTGGCACGTCTATTTGATGACCGATCAATTTATGAGCGCCAGCTGGGTATGGAGCTGTTGGAAGAGGACCACCTGGATGCGCGCAGAGAACGGCGTGGTGGCATCCACCACGCTTGGGAGGGGTCCGTTCGACGCCGGAAGTTTGATGCTCCCAAACCATCAACGCCTCCAAAAAACAAAGCCAATCCACCTGATCCATAG
- a CDS encoding 3-deoxy-7-phosphoheptulonate synthase, with amino-acid sequence MTTTHDLHVVDTLPLVSPALLHGDFPADARATETVATARHRIQAILRGEDHRLLVIVGPCSVHDVDAALDYARRLAPLRARYAGELEVVMRVYFEKPRTTVGWKGLINDPHLDGSYDINTGLRMARSLLLDLARDGMPTATELLDPVVPQYIADLISWTAIGARTTESQTHREMASGLSMPVGYKNGTDGSATIAINAMQSASSPHHFLGINCEGNASIVSTTGNPYGHLVLRGGNSGSNYHLEAIQEACTELAGAGLPDRLMVDCSHANSNKDYRRQGEVLRAVAAQVQKGSTLVMGVMLESHLVEGNQKISADRSSLTYGQSVTDACISIEATAELLAELAESVKKAGTPASGIPAS; translated from the coding sequence ATGACCACCACTCACGATCTGCATGTGGTGGATACCCTGCCACTGGTTTCACCGGCATTGCTGCACGGGGATTTTCCTGCCGACGCCAGGGCCACTGAAACCGTCGCAACCGCCAGACATCGCATCCAGGCCATTCTCCGGGGAGAGGACCACCGCTTGCTTGTGATCGTTGGCCCCTGTTCCGTGCACGACGTGGATGCGGCCCTTGACTACGCCCGCCGTCTCGCTCCCCTGAGGGCCCGTTATGCGGGGGAACTGGAGGTGGTGATGCGGGTTTATTTCGAGAAGCCTCGAACGACCGTGGGCTGGAAAGGATTGATCAACGATCCCCACCTCGATGGTTCTTACGACATCAATACCGGATTACGGATGGCGCGTTCTCTGCTCCTGGATCTCGCCCGGGACGGCATGCCCACTGCGACGGAATTGCTGGATCCAGTGGTGCCGCAGTACATCGCCGACTTGATCAGCTGGACTGCGATCGGTGCCCGCACCACAGAAAGTCAGACCCACAGAGAGATGGCCTCAGGTCTTTCGATGCCTGTGGGCTACAAGAACGGCACCGACGGCAGTGCCACCATCGCCATCAATGCGATGCAGTCAGCCTCCAGTCCCCATCATTTTCTCGGGATCAACTGCGAAGGGAATGCGTCCATCGTGAGCACCACCGGTAATCCCTATGGCCATCTGGTGTTGAGGGGAGGGAACAGCGGTAGTAACTACCACCTGGAGGCGATTCAGGAGGCATGCACGGAATTGGCTGGAGCTGGTCTCCCGGATCGTTTGATGGTCGACTGCAGTCATGCCAATTCCAATAAGGATTATCGCCGCCAGGGCGAGGTTCTCCGGGCTGTGGCTGCTCAAGTGCAGAAGGGATCAACCCTTGTCATGGGTGTGATGCTGGAAAGCCACCTGGTCGAAGGCAATCAGAAAATCAGTGCTGATCGCTCTTCACTCACTTACGGACAGAGTGTCACCGATGCCTGCATCAGTATTGAAGCAACGGCCGAGTTGCTCGCTGAGCTGGCTGAATCCGTGAAGAAAGCTGGCACTCCTGCCTCAGGGATTCCTGCGTCTTGA
- the acnB gene encoding bifunctional aconitate hydratase 2/2-methylisocitrate dehydratase yields the protein MLSTYRENAAERLAQGIPALPLDASQAKALTEQLQDPPAGEEQELLHLLSERIPPGVDEAAYVKATWLSAVAQGEATSPLVSPLEAIRLLGTMVGGYNVAALIELLKHSNEELAECAAEGLSRTLLVYDAFNELMELAADNRFAKQVVDSWAAAEWFTSKPELAESITVTVFKIEGETNTDDLSPATHATTRPDIPMHALAMLETRDPEGLQTITTLKQGKHPVVYVGDVVGTGSSRKSAINSVLWHTGDDIPHVPNKRAGGVILGGKIAPIFFNTAEDSGALPIECDVTGLNTGDVITIRPYQGTIERDGEVVSRFDLKPATISDEVRAGGRIPLMIGRALTDKVRAKLGLPPSELFIRPSAPVDTGKGFTLAQKMVGKACGLTGVRPGTSCEPLMTTVGSQDTTGPMTRDEMKELACLGFSSDLVMQSFCHTAAYPKPVDLQTQKDLPDFFAQRGGVALRPGDGIIHSWLNRMLLPDTVGTGGDSHTRFPLGISFPAGSGLVAFAAAIGAMPLDMPESVLVRFSGSLQPGVTLRDVVNAIPWVAIQRGLLTVEKANKKNLFNGRIMEIEGLPDLKLEQAFELTDASAERSCAGCTIKLSEDTVSEYLRSNVALLKNMIARGYSDARTLARRIKEMEVWLSNPQLLSADADAEYAEVLEINLNELTEPVVACPNDPDNVKLLSEVAGAPVQEVFIGSCMTNIGHYRAAAKVLEGAGENKARLWVCPPTRMDEETLKAEGYYATFEAAGSRMEMPGCSLCMGNQARVEDDTTVFSTSTRNFNNRLGKGAQVYLGSAELAAVCAQLGQIPTADDYRSIASAKIDPLSDELYRYLNFDQINGFEDQGRVISADEEAQMLAGA from the coding sequence ATGCTGAGCACCTACCGCGAGAACGCTGCAGAACGCCTGGCTCAGGGGATCCCAGCGCTGCCACTCGATGCCAGCCAGGCCAAAGCGCTTACGGAGCAGTTGCAGGACCCGCCTGCTGGAGAAGAGCAGGAACTGCTGCATCTGCTGAGTGAACGCATTCCACCCGGGGTGGATGAAGCCGCCTACGTGAAGGCAACCTGGCTGAGTGCTGTGGCGCAGGGCGAAGCGACCAGCCCGTTGGTGTCACCGCTGGAAGCGATCCGTCTGCTTGGAACGATGGTGGGGGGCTACAACGTGGCCGCCCTAATAGAGCTGCTGAAACACAGCAATGAAGAGCTGGCTGAATGTGCCGCTGAGGGCCTGAGCCGCACCCTGCTTGTGTACGACGCCTTCAACGAACTGATGGAGCTGGCGGCAGACAACCGTTTCGCCAAACAGGTGGTGGACAGCTGGGCAGCAGCGGAATGGTTCACCTCCAAACCGGAGCTGGCTGAGTCCATCACCGTGACTGTCTTCAAGATCGAAGGTGAAACCAACACTGATGATCTCTCTCCAGCAACCCATGCCACGACCCGTCCGGACATTCCCATGCATGCCCTGGCAATGCTGGAGACCCGAGACCCTGAAGGCCTTCAGACCATCACAACGCTGAAGCAGGGTAAACATCCCGTGGTCTACGTAGGCGATGTTGTCGGCACAGGAAGTTCCCGCAAGAGCGCCATCAACTCGGTGCTCTGGCACACGGGCGATGACATTCCACATGTCCCGAACAAGCGAGCCGGCGGGGTAATTCTGGGCGGAAAAATCGCTCCCATCTTTTTCAACACCGCGGAAGACTCGGGCGCACTGCCGATCGAATGTGATGTAACTGGTCTGAACACCGGTGATGTCATCACCATTCGGCCCTACCAAGGCACGATCGAACGGGATGGTGAGGTGGTGAGCCGCTTCGATCTGAAGCCAGCCACGATCAGTGATGAGGTGCGCGCTGGTGGCCGCATTCCGCTGATGATCGGTCGAGCCCTCACCGACAAGGTGCGCGCAAAGCTTGGTTTGCCGCCCTCCGAGCTGTTCATCCGCCCCAGCGCTCCGGTGGATACCGGCAAGGGCTTCACCCTCGCGCAAAAAATGGTGGGCAAGGCCTGCGGCCTCACCGGTGTGCGCCCAGGCACCAGCTGCGAACCGCTGATGACAACAGTCGGCTCCCAGGACACCACCGGGCCGATGACCCGGGACGAAATGAAGGAGCTGGCCTGCCTGGGCTTCTCCTCCGACCTGGTGATGCAGAGCTTCTGCCACACCGCCGCCTATCCCAAGCCTGTAGATCTTCAGACCCAGAAGGACCTGCCCGATTTCTTCGCTCAGCGCGGCGGCGTCGCGCTGCGGCCCGGCGATGGCATCATCCACAGCTGGCTGAACCGCATGCTTCTTCCCGACACGGTGGGCACCGGCGGTGACAGCCACACCCGCTTTCCACTGGGCATCTCCTTCCCGGCCGGATCAGGCCTTGTGGCTTTCGCCGCGGCCATTGGCGCTATGCCGCTCGACATGCCTGAGTCAGTTCTGGTGCGATTCAGCGGCTCTCTGCAGCCCGGTGTGACCCTGCGCGATGTGGTGAACGCCATTCCCTGGGTTGCCATTCAACGCGGCCTACTAACAGTCGAGAAAGCCAACAAAAAGAATCTGTTCAATGGCCGGATCATGGAGATTGAAGGCCTCCCTGATCTGAAGCTCGAGCAGGCCTTTGAACTCACCGACGCCAGCGCCGAGCGCTCCTGTGCCGGCTGCACGATCAAGCTTTCCGAGGACACGGTGAGCGAATACTTGCGCAGCAACGTGGCCCTGCTCAAGAACATGATTGCGCGTGGTTACAGCGATGCACGCACCCTGGCCCGCCGCATCAAGGAGATGGAGGTGTGGCTATCCAATCCCCAGCTGCTCAGCGCAGATGCCGATGCCGAATACGCCGAGGTGCTGGAGATCAACCTCAACGAACTCACCGAACCCGTTGTGGCCTGCCCGAACGATCCCGACAACGTAAAGCTGCTCAGCGAGGTGGCTGGAGCGCCGGTGCAGGAGGTCTTCATCGGCTCTTGCATGACCAACATCGGCCATTACCGGGCCGCGGCCAAGGTGCTGGAGGGAGCCGGTGAAAACAAGGCCCGACTCTGGGTCTGCCCTCCCACCCGCATGGATGAGGAAACTCTCAAGGCCGAGGGTTATTACGCCACCTTCGAAGCAGCCGGCTCACGCATGGAAATGCCAGGCTGCTCCCTGTGCATGGGCAACCAGGCCAGGGTCGAAGACGACACCACCGTGTTCTCCACCAGCACTCGCAACTTCAACAACCGCCTCGGCAAAGGCGCCCAGGTTTACCTCGGTAGCGCCGAACTGGCAGCGGTCTGTGCCCAGCTGGGCCAGATCCCTACAGCCGACGACTACCGCAGCATCGCCTCAGCAAAGATCGACCCTCTTTCCGACGAGCTTTACCGCTATCTGAATTTTGATCAGATCAACGGCTTCGAGGATCAGGGTCGGGTTATCAGTGCGGATGAGGAGGCTCAGATGCTCGCCGGGGCCTAA
- the ppk1 gene encoding polyphosphate kinase 1: protein MSDNVLSTDLYINRELSWIAFNKRVLIQALDERTPLLEQAKFSAIFSNNLDEFFMVRVASLKAQVEAGIDKRSEDGRTPLEQLQAIREHLTPLLQQQQEHYRSQLRCELQNHGAHLLDYEQLNERQRLWVDNYFQTAIFPVLTPLAVDPAHPFPFVSNLSLNVAALIDDPETGQRLLARVKVPQTILPRFVAIPTDLAGEQSEPVHTAVPLEQVVAFNLGLLFPGMSIEGHYFFRVTRDADLELRDLEADDLMIAIEQGLRKRRMGGEVVRLEVAEGMPQDVVEMLMEGMSVEEADLYRVDGPLGLDDLFGLMGIPLANLKNESHSGQTPSVLRRAQRNMLEDGSIKEEEFESIFSVVRRRDVLLHHPYDLFSTSVEEFINQAADDPLVMGIKMTLYRTSKDSPIIAALIRAAENGKQVMALVELKARFDEDNNIQWAKHLESSGVHVVYGVLGLKTHTKIVLVVRKEKERLRSYVHIGTGNYNSKTSRLYTDLGLLSARPELGQDLVELFNYLTGFSKQQEFRKLLVAPVSLRKGMEHLIRREIEHAQNDRGGHIRAKMNSLVDPSIIALLYEASQAGVKIELIVRGMCCLYPGREGVSDNISVVSIIGRFLEHSRLFWFANHDEPEVYIGSADWMPRNLDRRVEAVTPVEEPALREQLERLMQIYLEDNRGSFDMQTDGSFRQRHPEGAERNSQLNLIETWRTGLLAKN from the coding sequence ATGAGTGACAACGTTCTTTCCACCGACCTCTACATCAACCGAGAGCTCAGCTGGATCGCCTTCAACAAGCGAGTGCTGATTCAGGCTCTGGATGAACGCACCCCTTTGCTGGAACAGGCCAAATTCAGTGCCATCTTCAGCAACAACCTCGACGAATTTTTCATGGTGAGGGTGGCCTCCCTCAAGGCCCAAGTAGAAGCCGGCATCGACAAGCGCAGTGAGGACGGCCGCACGCCACTGGAACAGCTGCAGGCGATACGAGAACATCTCACACCTTTGCTTCAACAGCAGCAAGAGCATTACCGCAGTCAGCTCAGGTGTGAACTACAGAACCATGGCGCCCATCTGCTCGATTACGAACAACTGAACGAACGTCAGCGACTCTGGGTCGACAACTACTTCCAGACAGCGATTTTTCCTGTGCTGACCCCCCTGGCGGTGGATCCGGCTCATCCCTTTCCATTCGTGAGCAACCTCAGCCTGAATGTGGCGGCTCTGATTGATGACCCCGAAACCGGTCAACGTCTGCTCGCACGCGTCAAAGTGCCCCAGACAATCCTGCCCCGCTTCGTCGCCATCCCCACCGACCTTGCAGGTGAGCAATCAGAACCTGTTCATACAGCTGTTCCTCTGGAACAGGTTGTGGCCTTCAACCTCGGTCTTCTCTTCCCCGGCATGAGCATCGAAGGGCACTACTTCTTCCGCGTCACCAGAGATGCAGATCTGGAACTGCGCGACCTGGAAGCCGACGATCTGATGATCGCCATTGAACAGGGCCTGAGAAAGCGACGCATGGGTGGCGAAGTGGTGCGGCTGGAGGTCGCCGAGGGGATGCCACAGGACGTCGTCGAGATGCTGATGGAGGGCATGTCCGTTGAGGAAGCTGATCTCTACAGGGTTGACGGGCCTCTAGGCCTCGACGATCTGTTCGGTCTGATGGGAATTCCATTAGCCAATCTCAAGAACGAGTCCCACTCGGGCCAGACACCTTCGGTTCTGCGTCGCGCCCAGCGCAACATGCTCGAAGACGGCTCCATCAAAGAGGAGGAGTTCGAAAGCATTTTCTCGGTAGTCCGCCGCCGTGATGTGCTGCTACATCACCCCTATGACCTGTTCTCCACATCCGTGGAGGAGTTCATCAACCAGGCCGCTGATGATCCGCTGGTGATGGGGATCAAGATGACCCTCTATCGCACCTCCAAGGATTCACCAATTATTGCCGCGCTGATCCGCGCTGCGGAAAACGGCAAACAGGTGATGGCACTGGTGGAGCTCAAGGCACGCTTCGACGAAGACAACAACATCCAGTGGGCCAAGCACCTGGAAAGCTCAGGAGTGCATGTTGTCTATGGAGTTCTGGGCCTGAAAACTCACACCAAGATCGTGCTGGTGGTGCGCAAGGAAAAAGAACGTCTTCGCAGTTATGTCCATATCGGCACTGGCAACTACAACTCGAAGACATCACGTCTCTACACCGATCTAGGCCTGCTTTCGGCACGACCCGAGCTCGGCCAGGATCTGGTCGAGCTATTCAATTACCTCACCGGGTTTTCCAAACAACAGGAGTTCCGAAAATTACTGGTTGCACCTGTTTCACTGCGCAAAGGCATGGAACATCTGATTCGTCGTGAGATTGAACACGCGCAGAACGACCGTGGTGGGCATATCCGGGCCAAGATGAATTCACTGGTGGATCCCAGCATCATTGCCCTGCTGTACGAAGCCTCACAGGCAGGTGTGAAAATCGAACTGATCGTCCGCGGGATGTGCTGCCTGTACCCCGGACGCGAGGGAGTCAGCGACAACATCAGCGTAGTGAGCATCATCGGTCGCTTTTTGGAACACTCACGCCTGTTCTGGTTCGCCAATCACGACGAACCCGAGGTTTACATCGGTAGCGCAGATTGGATGCCCAGAAATCTGGACAGACGCGTTGAGGCCGTGACCCCGGTTGAAGAGCCAGCACTTCGAGAGCAACTGGAACGATTGATGCAGATCTATCTCGAAGACAACCGTGGATCATTCGACATGCAAACCGATGGATCCTTCAGACAGCGCCATCCAGAAGGTGCAGAACGTAATTCTCAGCTGAACCTGATTGAAACCTGGAGAACAGGACTGCTCGCGAAAAACTGA